Proteins encoded together in one Camelina sativa cultivar DH55 chromosome 9, Cs, whole genome shotgun sequence window:
- the LOC104710155 gene encoding putative F-box protein PP2-B8: MTKTRCVHVHQHFRKLVQRLKKTFRLSASDKSHGITEPVSLDDLPEEWISIIISFTSPRDAYVFASVSKTFASAVQSDIVWEKFIPPEYRSLIPQSPDILSKEELYFALCHESGLIDDGKKILWIERENAKRCIMLSAMNLSISWGDSPQSWRWVPDPQARFETVAELLEVCLFEIRGRINTRVLSPRTRYSVYIVFMKVNICYGFENVAVEVVVGVVGQNLDESCRRYVCFDEARDEQFRRRDRGMNLVKPERRNDGWMEIKLGEFFNEGGLSKYDEIEVVALENKQRHWKRGLIIRGIEIRPAKVR, encoded by the exons ATGACTAAAACAAGGTGCGTGCATGTGCATCAGCATTTTCGTAAACTCGTACAACGACTTAAGAAGACTTTTAGGCTCTCAGCTTCCGACAAAAGTCATGGCATTACTGAGCCGGTGTCTCTGGATGATTTGCCGGAAGAATGGATCTCTATCATAATCTCTTTCACAAGTCCACGAGATGCGTACGTCTTTGCTTCTGTTTCGAAGACCTTTGCATCCGCGGTCCAATCCGATATTGTATGGGAGAAGTTTATTCCGCCGGAGTATAGATCTTTGATTCCTCAATCGCCAGATATCTTATCCAAGGAAGAGCTCTACTTTGCTCTTTGCCATGAATCTGGTCTAATCGACGATGGCAAAAAG ATCTTATGGATAGAAAGAGAGAATGCAAAGAGATGTATCATGTTATCTGCGATGAACCTCTCAATCTCGTGGGGTGATTCTCCTCAGAGTTGGCGATGGGTACCAGATCCCCAAGCTAG GTTTGAAACAGTAGCAGAACTACTTGAAGTATGTTTGTTTGAGATTCGTGGAAGAATAAATACTCGTGTCCTATCTCCAAGAACTCGTTACTCCGTTTACATTGTGTTCATGAAAGTGAATATATGTTATGGCTTTGAGAATGTAGCCGTGGAAGTTGTAGTTGGAGTGGTGGGGCAGAATTTAGATGAATCTTGTAGAAGATATGTATGCTTTGATGAGGCTAGGGATGAGCAGTTTAGAAGGAGAGACAGGGGAATGAACCTAGTGAAACCAGAGAGGAGAAATGATGGGTGGATGGAGATAAAGCTTGGGGAATTCTTCAATGAAGGAGGATTATCGAAGTATGATGAAATTGAGGTGGTTGCTTTAGAGAATAAGCAACGTCATTGGAAACGTGGCTTGATCATTCGAGGAATTGAAATCCGTCCTGCGAAGGTCCGGTAG
- the LOC104714904 gene encoding F-box protein PP2-B10-like, with the protein MAQLRKLLEKNRSVSSGRSKIDSGSSSSSSSPFNWLPEECISSIISFTSPEDACVAAVVSKIFKSAVKSDIIWEKFIPEDYISLIPPSRVFSSKKDLYFSLCHDPLLIDDGNKSIWLEKASGKRCIMLSAMNFLSIHSDYPPHLHWFPSPEARFELVAEVPQTYKFEFRCRMNTCVLSSRTRYSVNIVFKKGFECFGFKNVAMKAEVWQVGDVAYKRLVCFDMSTGGRKDTVKPVAREDGWMEVEVGEFFNEGDGDEIVETSIVESNKARKHGLIIQGIEIRPSKIPAECGGVFFFFRVKSFWKRSNLLSLSIFKPYTVIQYTILIFGKS; encoded by the exons ATGGCACAGTTAAGGAAACTGTTGGAGAAAAACCGAAGTGTAAGCAGCGGAAGAAGTAAGATTGattctggttcttcttcttcttcttcttctcctttcaaTTGGTTGCCTGAGGAATGCATTTCAAGCATAATCTCCTTCACTAGTCCTGAAGACGCCTGCGTCGCTGCTGTGgtttctaaaatctttaaatcGGCGGTGAAATCAGATATCATATGGGAGAAGTTTATTCCGGAAGATTATATATCTCTGATTCCTCCGTCGCGAGTTTTCTCGTCGAAGAAGGATCTCTACTTCTCCCTCTGCCACGATCCTCTCTTAATCGACGATGGCAATAAG AGCATATGGTTAGAGAAAGCGAGTGGGAAGAGGTGTATCATGTTATCCGCGATGAACTTCTTAAGCATACATAGTGATTATCCTCCGCACCTCCACTGGTTTCCAAGTCCTGAAGCTAG ATTTGAATTGGTAGCGGAGGTTCCTCAAACATATAAGTTCGAGTTTCGTTGCAGAATGAATACTTGTGTCCTTTCTTCAAGAACACGTTACTCGGTCAACATTGTGTTCAAAAAAGGGTTTGAGTGTTTTGGCTTTAAGAATGTGGCGATGAAGGCTGAAGTTTGGCAGGTGGGAGATGTAGCATATAAAAGATTAGTGTGCTTTGATATGTCTACTGGTGGGCGAAAGGACACGGTGAAACCCGTGGCGAGAGAAGATGGGTGGATGGAGGTAGAAGTTGGGGAGTTTTTCAATGAAGGAGATGGTGATGAAATTGTTGAGACGAGTATTGTAGAAAGTAATAAAGCCCGCAAACATGGTTTGATCATTCAAGGAATTGAAATTCGTCCTTCAAAAATTCCCGCCGAGTGTGgcggggttttttttttctttagagtgAAAAGCTTCTGGAAAAGAAGTAATTTATTATCGTTGTCAATCTTTAAACCTTATACTGTAATACAATATACTATACTCATTTTTGGGAAAAGCTAA
- the LOC104710156 gene encoding DNA repair protein REV1-like, translating into MKSNKRTNFYNRSVLVYDFVSVLGLYIKALLIVYGACWFLFLDVSDLSDVEPEFLASTIRNEILETTGCSASAGIGGTMLMARLATGVAKPSGQLYISAEKVEEFLDQLPVGTLPGVGSVLKEKLVKQNIQTCGQLRLISKDSLQKDFGVKTGEMLWSYSRGLDLRSVTAVQIYWMDSACMLGGNDQQFKKSIRQRLDKGEKGIKRVHNMTLPDLRH; encoded by the exons ATGAAATCGAACAAGAGAACAAACTTTTACAATCGATCAGTTCTCGTCTATGATTTTGTTTCAGTCTTGGGATTATATATCAAAGCTCTTTTAATTGTCTACGGAGCTTGTTGGTTCTTGTTTTTAGATGTCTCTGATTTGAGCGATGTAGAACCCGAATTTTTAGCCTCGACAATAAGGAATGAGATCCTTGAGACTACTGGATGCAGCGCAAGTGCTGGGATAGGTGGTACTATGCTAATGGCTCGTCTTGCTACCGGAGTTGCTAAACCATCCGGCCAACTTTACATCTCTGCTGAGAAG GTAGAGGAGTTCTTGGATCAGCTTCCAGTTGGGACACTACCCGGTGTAGGTTCTGTGTTGAAGGAGAAGCTGGTGAAGCAAAATATTCAAACCTGTGGGCAGTTACGTTTGATTTCCAAG GAttctcttcaaaaggattttgGGGTGAAAACTGGCGAGATGCTTTGGAGTTATAGCAGAGGACTAGACCTACGGTCAGTTACAGCGGTGCAG ATATATTGGATGGATAGTGCATGCATGTTGGGAGGGAATGACCAACAGTTTAAGAAGTCTATAAGACAGAGACTGGATAAAGGggaaaaaggaataaaaagagTTCACAATATGACTCTCCCCGACTTAAGACATTGA
- the LOC104710157 gene encoding uncharacterized protein LOC104710157, with protein sequence MSNTLKESREDITDSVVGHMREENEYVRLVVAHEAAAAETVLSLSQSEVRSQKLMWWLKAFGIFAVTLLLTVVFGKWGVPFVFQKVLIPILQWEATAFGRPTLAIVLVVSLALFPVFLIPSGPSMWLAGMIFGYGLGFVIIMVGTTIGMVLPYLIGLIFRDRLHQWLKRWPRQAAVLRLAAEGSWFHQFRVVAIFRVSPFPYTIFNYAIVVTSMRFWPYFFGSIAGMVPEAFIYIYSGRLIRTFADVQYGHQRLTTVEIVYNIISLIIAVVTTVAFTVYAKRALRELQNAEANEDEEVPVRKQAKFEMKNVIQQEEDNNRHLP encoded by the exons ATGTCAAACACGTTGAAAGAGTCAAGAGAGGATATTACAGATTCTGTTGTTGGTCATATGAGGGAAGAGAATGAGTATGTTCGGCTTGTTGTGGCTCAtgaagctgctgctgctgaaacCGTGTTGTCTCTATCTCAATCGGAGGTGCGGAGTCAGAAACTGATGTGGTGGTTGAAAGCTTTTGGAATATTCGCAGTTACTCTCTTGCTTACTGTTGTTTTTGGCAAATGGGGTGTTCCGTTTGTGTTCCAAAAG GTTCTTATTCCAATTTTGCAATGGGAAGCAACTGCATTTGGCCGTCCTACGCTCGCCATTGTCCTTGTTGTTTCCTTGGCATTGTTTCCTGTGTTCTTGATTCCTTCTGGTCCTTCCATGTGGTTAGCTGGGATGATTTTTGGTTATGGTCTCGGTTTTGTTATTATCATGGTTGGTACCACCATTGGCATGGTTCTTCCTTACCTTATCGGGCTTATCTTCCGTGATCGCCTCCAT CAATGGTTAAAAAGGTGGCCTCGTCAAGCTGCTGTTCTTAGACTAGCTGCTGAAGGAAGCTGGTTCCATCAATTCAGAGTTGTGGCAATCTTTCGGGTTTCCCCATTTCCTTACACGATTTTCAACTACGCAATCGTCGTGACAAGCATGAGATTCTGGCCTTACTTCTTCGGATCTATAGCAGGAATGGTACCAGAAGCTTTCATCTACATTTACAG TGGTCGGTTGATCAGAACATTTGCGGATGTGCAATACGGACATCAACGTTTGACAACAGTGGAGATTGTGTACAACATAATCTCCTTGATCATTGCGGTTGTGACCACTGTTGCTTTCACTGTGTACGCTAAAAGAGCTTTGAGAGAACTTCAAAACGCAGAAGctaatgaagatgaagaagttccAGTGAGAAAACAGGCGAAATTTGAGATGAAGAATGTTATTCAACAGGAAGAAGATAATAATCGGCATTTGCCTTAA
- the LOC104710160 gene encoding glutathione S-transferase Z1-like isoform X2, with the protein MANSGVEKLKLYSYWRSSCAHRVRIALALKGLDYEYIPVNLLKGDQFDPDFKKINPMGTVPALVDGDVVINDSFAIIMYLDEKYPEPPLLPRDLHKRAVNYQAMSIVLSGIQPHQNLPVIRLIEEKINAEEKTVWVNNAITKGFTALEKQLVSCAGKHATGDEIYLADLFLAPQIHGAINRFQINMEPYPTLAKCYESYNDLPAFQNAVPEKQPDAPSTN; encoded by the exons ATG GCGAATTCCGGCGTAGAGAAGTTGAAGCTCTACTCTTACTGGAGAAGCTCGTGTGCTCATCGCGTCCGTATCGCCCTCGCTTTAAAAG gGCTTGATTATGAGTATATACCAGTGAATTTGCTCAAAGGGGATCAATTCGATCCAG ATTTCAAGAAGATCAATCCAATGGGTACTGTACCAGCTCTTGTTGATGGAGACGTTGTCATTAATGATTCTTTCGCCATTATAATG TATCTGGATGAGAAGTATCCTGAGCCACCTCTGTTACCTCGTGACCTCCACAAACGGGCGGTTAATTACCAG GCGATGAGTATTGTCTTGTCTGGCATACAGCCTCATCAAAATCTGCCTGTTATT AGGCTTATCGAGGAAAAGATAAATGCTGAGGAGAAAACTGTTTGGGTTAATAATGCAATCACCAAAGGGTTCACAG CTCTTGAGAAGCAGTTGGTGAGTTGTGCTGGGAAACATGCCACTGGTGATGAAATTTACCTG GCTGATCTCTTTCTAGCACCACAGATCCACGGAGCAATCAACAGATTCCAGATTAACATG GAACCTTACCCAACTCTTGCAAAGTGTTACGAGTCATACAATGATCTTCCTGCTTTTCAAAATGCTGTTCCAGAGAAGCAGCCAGATGCTCCTTCCACCAACTGA
- the LOC104710160 gene encoding glutathione S-transferase Z1-like isoform X1, which produces MANSGVEKLKLYSYWRSSCAHRVRIALALKGLDYEYIPVNLLKGDQFDPVYRFDLQDFKKINPMGTVPALVDGDVVINDSFAIIMYLDEKYPEPPLLPRDLHKRAVNYQAMSIVLSGIQPHQNLPVIRLIEEKINAEEKTVWVNNAITKGFTALEKQLVSCAGKHATGDEIYLADLFLAPQIHGAINRFQINMEPYPTLAKCYESYNDLPAFQNAVPEKQPDAPSTN; this is translated from the exons ATG GCGAATTCCGGCGTAGAGAAGTTGAAGCTCTACTCTTACTGGAGAAGCTCGTGTGCTCATCGCGTCCGTATCGCCCTCGCTTTAAAAG gGCTTGATTATGAGTATATACCAGTGAATTTGCTCAAAGGGGATCAATTCGATCCAG TTTATCGTTTTGATCTTCAAGATTTCAAGAAGATCAATCCAATGGGTACTGTACCAGCTCTTGTTGATGGAGACGTTGTCATTAATGATTCTTTCGCCATTATAATG TATCTGGATGAGAAGTATCCTGAGCCACCTCTGTTACCTCGTGACCTCCACAAACGGGCGGTTAATTACCAG GCGATGAGTATTGTCTTGTCTGGCATACAGCCTCATCAAAATCTGCCTGTTATT AGGCTTATCGAGGAAAAGATAAATGCTGAGGAGAAAACTGTTTGGGTTAATAATGCAATCACCAAAGGGTTCACAG CTCTTGAGAAGCAGTTGGTGAGTTGTGCTGGGAAACATGCCACTGGTGATGAAATTTACCTG GCTGATCTCTTTCTAGCACCACAGATCCACGGAGCAATCAACAGATTCCAGATTAACATG GAACCTTACCCAACTCTTGCAAAGTGTTACGAGTCATACAATGATCTTCCTGCTTTTCAAAATGCTGTTCCAGAGAAGCAGCCAGATGCTCCTTCCACCAACTGA
- the LOC104710159 gene encoding cinnamoyl-CoA reductase 1-like codes for MAKETVCVTGANGFIGSWIVRTLIEKGYTKIHASIYPGSDPTHLLKLPGSDSKIEIFEADLLDSNPNWPERVPVDESSWTDLDFCKSMQKWYPVSKTLAEKAAWEFSEKHGTNIVTIHPSTCLGPLLQPNLNASCAVLLQLLQGSTETQEHYWLGVVHVRDVAKGQVMLFEKPEASGRFLCTNGIYQFSEFAALVSKLFPEFSIHKFDKETQPGLTSCHDAAKRLIELGLVFTDVEDAVKETVQSLREKGFL; via the exons ATGGCGAAAGAGACAGTGTGTGTGACCGGAGCTAATGGTTTCATCGGATCTTGGATAGTCCGAACGTTGATTGAGAAAGGTTATACCAAAATCCACGCTTCGATATACCCAGGATCCGACCCGACTCATCTCCTGAAACTACCCGGATCCGATTCCAAGATCGAGATCTTCGAAGCGGATCTCTTAGACTCTAACCCTAATTGGCCGGAGAGAGTTCCCGTTGATGAGTCCTCGTGGACCGATCTCGATTTTTGCAAGTCGATGCAG AAATGGTATCCAGTTTCGAAAACATTAGCTGAGAAAGCAGCTTGGGAATTTTCAGAGAAGCACGGGACCAACATTGTGACGATCCACCCATCAACATGTCTCGGACCACTTCTGCAACCGAACCTAAACGCAAGCTGTGCCGTTTTGCTACAGCTTTTACAAGGCTCGACCGAGACGCAAGAGCATTACTGGCTCGGTGTGGTGCATGTGAGAGATGTGGCTAAAGGTCAAGTGATGCTGTTCGAAAAACCTGAAGCTTCTGGTCGGTTTCTATGCACTAATGGGATTTATCAGTTCAGTGAGTTTGCTGCTCTCGTGTCCAAGCTCTTTCCTGAGTTTTCTATTCACAAGTTTGATAAAGAGACTCAACCCGGGCTTACGTCTTGTCATGACGCGGCTAAGAGATTGATTGAGCTCGGGCTGGTTTTTACTGATGTGGAAGATGCGGTTAAGGAGACAGTCCAGAGTCTTAGAGAGAAAGGCTTCCTCTGA